The genome window GACTTCGATGTCTTCGTCGTTCTCGCCTCTCGGCATCGTCATGACGTCTTGAGTTCTCCCTCTTTTCGTTCCCAGCTTCCTCGGGAGGGCCGCTCTCCGGACcaacttttcttttactgGGATCAACCTCTACGGCGTTCGCACCGGAAGAGTTTCGTACGGGGGGTGGCAAGCCCAGGGCTTTTGCGATAgcgtcctcctcagcctccttaATTTTGCGCAATTCTTCCTTTCGTTCTCTCTCTCGACGCTCCTCCTCGCTCTCGCCATCTTCGTTTGGTTCTCCAGAGTCGTCTTCCGCTTTCGCGTACCAGTTGAGATCGCGGCCTTTTTGCCAGCGTCCAACAGGTGCCTTGAGACTGTGGCCGAGATAGTTTTCGCGATGCGAAGAGCTTGCGACTTCATCCCAGCTAAAGTTGACGCCTCCTCTTGACCCGGTCTTGCGAATACTTGAAAGCAGATCCATGGCGTGTTTTTGGTGGCGGTGGCTTTAACTAGTGAGGCTCCTTTTTTATGTCGATATGTGGGTGGTTTTCTTTTCGTCGTTATGAACTGCGAAGGTTGTGAGATTGAAGGTTGGAAGTTGAAATTGATGCGCGGCACCTTTACTGAATGGGTCGCTGAGGCGGAACACTGCCGCCTTGTAACACGCTAGAAGCGGAACCCCACGCCAAATACCTAGAGCTGGAGCTTCAATACGTTTCTCGAACCTTTACACTGAACTCCGAGGAAATATCACCATCATAACTAGCACCAAATACAACAAAGGAACCTATAGTGCTAACAAAATAATTCGGACCCTTCACAATGTCGAATCCAAACGACCCCCCCCTCGATGAGATCCAATGGCGCTCTCCTATGGCGATTCAACAAATGGGCGGCCTGCACAATAACACCATCCTCTTTTACTTCGCAGAATCGCCCTTCTTTGAGCGCACGTCGAACAACGCTGTTGTATATAATCAAGCCATGAATGTACCATCGATGTATCCAGTCATCCAGACACGCGAAGCTTTCGAGAcgcatctcaacaccatgtcGGGGCTTGAGTTCAGGGTTGTTGAAGAGCCTGCTGAAACTGGCCCTGGAGCTGGTACAGGTGTATGGGTCATTCGCAAGCAAACAAGACGAAAGTCAGCatacgacgacgacgagattACTGTTCACGCCACATACTTCGTTGTGGGGGAGAATATCTATATGGCGCCGACTCTCAGTGCCATTCTTTCAGCAAGAATTGTATGTTCTTTAAGCAGTTGTTTTGCGAACAGTTCTAACCTCACTGTTATAGTTGACGATATCTTCGCAAGTTACCAACGCCGTGACAACTGCTGAGTCAGTCAGAAAATGGGGTCCCTCTATGGGTAACTTTTACCAGCTCCCATCAGCCAAGACATCAACAAAACCAAGGATCCAGAACTCTGCAGCGGCGACCCCAATGCCTGTATCGGATGAAGCTAGCAAAGTTCCAGCTGCCCATGCAGCAGCCGCGCagaaggatgatgagaagtCACTAGAGAGGCTTGCAGAAGAGTCTTTCATGATTCACATGAAGTACGGGGGCGAATACATTGACGAGAACCCTATCACAGGTCGCCCAGGAGAGTTCCACCTCACAACAACAGGCCGCAAACCACCACAAATCGCAAGGACGGATGGGCCCATCAGGAGTATTAATGCGCCGACTATCAATACAAAGATCGATGATAAGAAAGAGAGCAAGGAGAGTAAGGAGAGAGCACCCAAATCAGCGACTGCTCCCAAGCCTAAGCGTAAGAAGAGCAAAATGGCAAACTCTACTAGCACACCAGCTGCGTCTTGAGTTATTATCCAGCAGGAGCATGGCGTTTACCTGGGGAAAAGTGATGTTTTTAGTCTTTAAACAGGAATTTGATACCCCAATACAGCTCATTATTGTGCCCTTGTCATGGATCTCTTTTAATGCTCTTAACTGATAGTATAACCCCCATCGACTGACAATGCAGCACCTTGAATGAAAGAAGCCTTAGGACTAGATAAGAACAAAATAGCATCTGTCACTTCCTGTGGggttccttttcttttcatgACGTACAGACGTACGGCCGGGTCATCTTCTGGAACATTAGCCGTCATAGGAGTTCTGCGATGTCAGTATGGACACAGAGAGATCAAAAGACAACTTACTCAATAACTCCAGGGCAAACGCGATTAACACGAATCTGGTCTTTTGCATACTGCGTGTGTTAAATAAGAAGGTAGGGGGGTCAAGCCATTAGTCCGACTTACGTCGATAGCATCACTTCTCGTCAAACTGATGATAGCTGCCTTTGAAGCACTGTACATCGCTGTCCCAACTGTCAATCAAAATTTGAGCCTGTTCGAGGTATAACATATTCTACGAGTTTCTGGTTTCcctacaaggccaaggttgcTTCCAACATTGGCAATGGAACCTCTAAACCCAGGCCGTCCATCATGAGTAACTCCAGCATCTTGACTGATCATATGTTTTAGTTCTTCTCTGGCAAACAGCCACAGACCACGGAAGTTGGTATTGATGACATGATCGAACTCTTCAGGGGTTTCTTCATGACTCTTCTTTGTTGGGCCGTAGATTCCATTCCAGAGTCATTGTGAGTAGGAGTCAAAGTAAAACAGCTTATAGACATACCACTACAGTTGATGGCATAGTCAATGCGTCCGAAATGCCTGATAGCAAGTTCCATGTTCTTGCCAACTTCATAGGTGTCAAGATTATCAACGTGTCTGATGAACACATCTGGATTTGCATTTCCGCTTACAGTTTTGATGGCCGCCTTAGTAGCGTTCAGACCTGTGCTGTCTTTGTCAAACAAGGCGAGCCTCCGACACCCTTCCATGGCAAATGATACAGCGACTTGACTTCCAATACCTTGTATCATTAGATGAGGTAGCTATCTGGAGCAATGGATCATACCTGATCTGGCGCCAGTGACCAAAGCCACGCATGGGATTGGATTTTTCAGGCATATCAATGGTTAAGTTGCCC of Fusarium musae strain F31 chromosome 5, whole genome shotgun sequence contains these proteins:
- a CDS encoding hypothetical protein (EggNog:ENOG41~BUSCO:EOG09264S40) encodes the protein MSNPNDPPLDEIQWRSPMAIQQMGGLHNNTILFYFAESPFFERTSNNAVVYNQAMNVPSMYPVIQTREAFETHLNTMSGLEFRVVEEPAETGPGAGTGVWVIRKQTRRKSAYDDDEITVHATYFVVGENIYMAPTLSAILSARILTISSQVTNAVTTAESVRKWGPSMGNFYQLPSAKTSTKPRIQNSAAATPMPVSDEASKVPAAHAAAAQKDDEKSLERLAEESFMIHMKYGGEYIDENPITGRPGEFHLTTTGRKPPQIARTDGPIRSINAPTINTKIDDKKESKESKERAPKSATAPKPKRKKSKMANSTSTPAAS